The following proteins are co-located in the Pomacea canaliculata isolate SZHN2017 linkage group LG10, ASM307304v1, whole genome shotgun sequence genome:
- the LOC112574232 gene encoding rho-associated protein kinase 2-like, protein MMSDQHFRRRMTALEEKINNQTSEINVDGLLDAMSALVADLDHPAIRRNKNVESFLNRYGKNVDLINTLRLRGDDFEIVKVIGRGAFGEVQLVRNKATKKVYAMKLLSKYEMIKRSDSAFFWEEREIMANANSEWIVQLHYCFQDNRYLYMVMDYMPGGDLVNLMSNYDVPEKWAKFYCAEVVLALNAIHSMGFVHRDVKPDNMLLDKYGHLKLTDFGTCMRMDSQGLVHSDTAVGTPDYISPEVLKSQGGEGCYGRECDWWSVGVFLFEMLVGDTPFYADSLVGTYGKIMDHKRSLSFPPDIEMSDHAKNLICAFLTERTERLGRNGVEEIKRHPFFKNDTWNWNNIRDTVPPVVPELSSDVDTSNFDEIEKDDATETFQPPKAFAGNHLPFIGFTYNREYLLLSNNAGSASPGSFTGDEGLQLLQEQMRAEKTAREEAQKKYEQAQFDLDRLMQEEAHLKQDLREMERNMAIIKHEAKETQRRLEQESEMKKKMEIMMREKEKQLDNALANCRQINDSTVHSNEKVLSLEKSLSEMNEKLRIESENVNKQKKAFTDLQQRYATVEHNYNELSARYQEVVAVKQRLESEVLMLQSALDAERNARKHEAQISAELNDRIKNLQQEKFSLQEKETSQKQELSVSQQKVVSLEKSLGGVELERDNFKRQWQAEVQAHKDTVDRYNADKRSIRSHQEVSQEDSKVLQTKLDTEKSMRHKVEARLLETEKKNSEMAVDLMQLQQHVGSLQTQLQTEVEKSQALSLHVEQEVQRRNLMQGDIKNTSLELNRAKTKEKQLAKEIADLKHEKKSLEEELKKLKDEVSVGDLQLREIQEQLEAETYFSSLYKTQVKELKEEVDEKNKQIQDLTSDNQNILQEKESIGAQLQLALAKADSEQLARQIAEEQLSDVEKEKTMLELEIKEMISRQKSEMSKKESLIASLEETKRQYASDLEKMQQDKDDLSNRIKKLLEDLQNSKNTEFEKLKKQLEEEKMKKIQAVNKLAEIMNRKEFSGRPRGGKDKSVESELKRKEKEFRRLQQELTMEREKYNKMVEKMQRDVAEAQQNVFEENQARQRLQMEMDAKDSEIEQLRQKLAYVNMEGASICSGSIEDSISDENSSDALMEGWLAVPNRQNIKKYGWRKQYVVVSSRKVLFYNSEGDKQNADPVLVLDIDKLFHVRPVTQGDVIRAEAKDVPRIFQILYATEGENRKPEESPSDTIGTDRNDIVSYKGHDFLPLTFRTPTTCDSCHKPAWHVLHPPQALECKRCHIKVHREHFDKNEEFIAYCKVNYDSSIQAKEMLLLAETADKQKLWVTHMSKKISKKGIVSSGNLNTVRGTKQYASYGPQQRGHIAAGKAATLPPNARP, encoded by the exons ATGATGTCTGATCAACACTTCAGACGCCGGATGACGGCGCtagaagaaaagataaacaacCAGACATCAGAGATAAACGTCGATGGATTACTG gaTGCAATGTCAGCCCTTGTGGCTGATCTAGATCATCCAGccataagaagaaataaaaatgtggaaagctttttaaacagat atGGTAAAAATGTGGATCTTATCAATACTCTTCGCCTAAGAGGGGATGATTTTGAGATTGTCAAAGTCATTGGTCGGGGAGCATTTGGAGAGGTCCAATTG GTACGAAACAAAGCCACTAAGAAGGTTTATGCAATGAAACTTCTCAGCAAATATGAGATG aTCAAGCGGTCAGACTCGGCTTTCTTCtgggaagaaagagaaataatggcAAATGCCAACAGCGAATGGATTGTGCAG CTTCACTACTGCTTTCAAGACAACCGCTATCTATACATGGTGATGGATTACATGCCTGGAGGAGATCTGGTCAATCTTATGAGCAACTATGATGTTCCTGAAAAGTGGGCCAAATTCTACTGTGCTGAAGTTGTTCTTGCCCTCAATGCTATCCACTCCATGGGCTTTGTTCACAG GGATGTAAAACCAGACAATATGCTGTTGGATAAATATGGTCACCTGAAACTGACAGATTTTGGTACTTGCATGAGAATGGATTCT CAAGGGCTAGTTCACTCTGACACAGCAGTAGGCACACCTGACTACATATCTCCGGAAGTGCTTAAGTCACAGGGTGGGGAGGGCTGTTATGGACGAGAATGTGACTGGTGGTCTGTGGgtgtttttctctttgaaatGCTAGTGG ggGACACACCTTTTTATGCTGATTCCCTTGTTGGGACCTATGGAAAAATCATGGACCACAAACGCTCACTTAGTTTTCCTCCAGACATTGAAATGTCTGACCACGCCAAAAACTTAATATGCGCTTTTCTTACAGAAAG AACGGAGAGATTAGGAAGAAATGGTGTTGAAGAAATCAAGAGGCAtccctttttcaaaaatgacaCATGGAACTGGAATAACATCCGTGACA CTGTACCACCAGTGGTCCCTGAATTGTCTAGCGATGTGGACACCAGCAATTTCGATGAGATTGAGAAAGATGATGCAACGGAAACTTTTCAGCCACCAAAAGCATTTGCTGGAAATCATCTTCCTTTCATAGGCTTCACATACAACAGAGAATATTT GCTTTTGAGCAACAATGCAGGAAGTGCATCACCG GGCAGCTTCACTGGAGACGAGGGCTTGCAGTTGCTGCAGGAACAGATGCGAGCAGAGAAGACCGCCCGAGAGGAGGCCCAGAAAAAATATGA GCAAGCCCAGTTTGACTTGGATAGGTTAATGCAAGAGGAAGCTCATCTCAAACAAGATCTTAGAGAGATGGAGCGCAATATGGCCATCATCAAACATGAAGCCAAAGAG ACACAGAGGCGGCTGGAGCAGGAGAGcgaaatgaagaagaagatggagaTCATGATGCGAGAGAAGGAGAAGCAGCTGGATAATGCCCTTGCCAACTGCAGGCAGATCAATGATAGCACTGTGCACTCAAATGAAAAGGTTCTAAGTCTGGAAAAGTCG CTCAGTGAAATGAATGAGAAGTTGAGAATTGAgtctgaaaatgtcaacaaacagaaaaaggcCTTTACTGATTTGCAGCAG CGTTACGCAACAGTGGAACACAACTACAATGAACTGAGCGCTCGCTATCAAGAAGTTGTAGCAGTCAAACAACGGCTTGAATCTGAGGTGCTGATGCTGCAATCAGCACTGGATGCTGAGAGAAATGCACGCAAGCATGAAGCACAGATATCAGCAGAACTAAATG ACCGCATCAAGAACCTCCAGCAGGAGAAGTTCTCTCTTCAGGAGAAAGAAACATCCCAGAAACAAGAGCTCAGTGTGAGCCAGCAGAAGGTTGTCTCCCTGGAAAAG AGTCTGGGTGGAGTTGAGCTGGAGCGTGACAACTTCAAGAGACAGTGGCAGGCAGAGGTGCAGGCACACAAAGACACGGTGGACAGGTATAATGCTGACAAAAGGAGCATCCGTTCCCACCAGGAGGTCAGCCAGGAGGATTCCAAAG tgttgcaaacaaaacttgACACTGAGAAGAGCATGCGTCACAAGGTTGAGGCACGGCTGCTggagacagagaagaagaaCAGTGAGATGGCTGTGGACCTCATGCAGTTGCAACAGCATGTGGGCAGCCTGCAGACACAGCTTCAGACCGAGGTGGAGAAG AGCCAAGCACTATCACTTCATGTAGAGCAGGAGGTGCAGAGGCGGAACCTGATGCAGGGTGACATCAAGAACACGTCTTTGGAGCTGAACCGTGCCAAGACTAAAGAGAAGCAGCTGGCAAAA GAAATTGCTGACTTGAAACATGAAAAGAAGTCTTTAGAAGAGGAGTTAAAGAAGCTTAAAGA TGAAGTGTCAGTTGGTGATCTGCAACTTCGTGAAATTCAGGAGCAGCTGGAAGCAGAAACCTACTTTTCG AGTCTGTACAAGACACAGGTGAAGGAGCTGAAAGAGGAGGTAgatgaaaaaaacaagcaaattcAGGATCTCACCTCAGATAACCAAAACATCCTTCAGGAGAA GGAGTCCATTGGAGCACAGCTACAACTGGCTCTGGCAAAAGCAGATTCAGAGCAGTTGGCTCGGCAGATTGCAGAGGAGCAGCTCTCAGATGTGGAGAAGGAGAAGACAATGCTGGAGTTGGAGATCAAAGAAATGATCTCACGACAGAAATCGGAGATGAGCAAGAAAGAGTCTCTCATTGCTTCC TTGGAAGAAACCAAGAGACAGTATGCATCCGACCTTGAAAAAATGCAGCAAGATAAGGATGATCTCAGCAACCGCATCAAGAAACTTTTGGAAG ATCTTCAAAACTCAAAGAACACAGAGTTtgagaaattaaagaaacagtTGGAAGaggagaagatgaagaaaatccAG GCAGTAAACAAGCTGGCTGAAATCATGAACAGAAAGGAGTTCTCTGGGCGCCCTCGTGGAGGCAAGGATAAGTCTGTGGAATCAGAGTTAAAACGAAAGGAGAAAGAATTCAGGCGACTGCAGCAGGAACTCACAATG GAGCGTGAGAAGTATAACAAGATGGTAGAGAAGATGCAACGCGATGTTGCTGAAGCGCAGCAGAATGTCTTTGAGGAGAACCAGGCACGACAGAGACTGCAGATGGAGATGGATGCAAAGGACTCGGAAATTGAGCAGCTACGGCAGAAACTGGCCTATGTCAATATGGAAGGTGCCTCTATTTGCAGTGGCAGCATAGAAGACTCAATATCTGATGAGAATAGTTCAG ATGCTTTGATGGAGGGATGGCTAGCAGTGCCTAACCGCCAGAACATAAAGAAGTATGGTTGGCGCAAGCAGTATGTTGTAGTCAGCAGCCGCAAAGTTCTCTTCTACAATAGTGAAGGGGATAAACAGAATGCCGATCCTGTGCTGGTCCTTGACATAGA TAAACTGTTTCACGTGAGACCAGTCACACAAGGAGATGTGATCCGAGCTGAAGCCAAAGATGTTCCCAGAATATTCCAA ATTCTGTACGCCACAGAAGGTGAAAACAGAAAACCAGAAGAAAGTCCGAGCGATACAATAGGAACAGACAGGAATGACATCGTTTCCTACAAGGGACACGATTTTCTCCCACTGACTTTCCGCACACCAACAACGTGTGACTCCTGCCACAAGCCTGCCTGGCATGTTCTCCATCCCCCACAAGCTCTGGAGTGTAAAC GTTGTCATATAAAAGTTCATCGGGAACACTTTGATAAGAATGAAGAGTTCATTGCTTATTGCAAAG TAAACTACGATTCCAGTATACAAGCCAAAGAAATGCTGTTACTGGCAGAGACAGCTGATAAGCAGAAACTGTGGGTTACACACATGAGCAAAAAGATCAGCAAAAAGGGCATTGTTAGTTCTGGAAACTTGAA CACTGTTCGAGGCACAAAACAGTACGCTTCATATGGACCACAGCAGCGTGGTCATATCGCTGCAGGGAAGGCAGCGACGTTGCCTCCAAATGCTCGGCCATGA
- the LOC112574234 gene encoding replication protein A 32 kDa subunit-like isoform X1 — MFSGAVTVACDEPGSSVLACLGSSSINTESYLSYNLHMLKSVLPSKTALVKGFHQGGGFDGPGGFSSPGGFGSQQQSDERKGRSRAQNLVPCTVAQILNASQNNDDFFSGNLQISQVTLVGLIRSVKESPTRVEYEIDDMTGPPLEVRQFVDTDENGQEEQRAPALRENTYVRVYGHVRSFAGKRNVTAFKITPVEDMNELTCHILEVLYSKAQSSNSVPDTRPHNTSAVVGNRNINDYSSNSYGLSGLHQQIANVIKNSSSQMGASIKEVAENLKGVPEKAIREAIEFLSSEGHIYSTVDDDHFKTTDG; from the exons cCAGGCAGCTCAGTTCTTGCCTGTTTGGGCTCTTCTTCCATCAACACTGAGTCTTATCTATCCTACAATTTGCATATGCTGAAGAGTGTTCTGCCTTCCAAGACTGCACTAGTCAAAG GATTTCATCAGGGCGGAGGGTTTGATGGACCTGGTGGATTTTCTTCACCTGGTGGTTTTGGCTCACAGCAACAATCAGATGAAAGAAAG GGACGATCAAGAGCGCAGAACTTAGTGCCGTGCACAGTTGCTCAAATACTTAATGCTTCACAGAACAATGATGACTTTTTCTCAGGAAACTTGCAGATTTCACAG GTAACACTGGTGGGGCTGATCAGATCTGTCAAAGAATCACCGACACGTGTGGAATATGAGATAGATGACATGACGGGGCCACCACTGGAAGTTCGACAATTTGTTGATACGGAT GAAAATGGTCAAGAAGAACAGAGGGCACCGGCATTGAGGGAGAACACGTATGTTCGAGTGTATGGTCATGTCCGGTCTTTTGCGGGGAAACGCAATGTGACAGCCTTTAAGATCACGCCAGTTGAAGACATGAATGAGCTGACATGCCACATCTTAGAGGTTTTATACTCAAAAGCCCAAAGCAGTAAT TCAGTACCAGATACCAGACCTCATAATACCTCAGCAGTGGTTGGGAACAGAAATATTAATGACTACAGCAGCAACAGCTACGGTCTTTCTGGTCTCCATCAGCAG attGCTAATGTGATTAAAAATAGCAGCTCACAAATGGGAGCCAGCATAAAAGAAGTTGCAGAAAACCTAAAAGGGGTTCCAGAAAAGGCaatcag ggaGGCCATAGAGTTTTTGAGCAGTGAGGGGCACATTTACTCTACAGTTGATGATGaccattttaaaacaacagatGGCTGA
- the LOC112574234 gene encoding replication protein A 32 kDa subunit-B-like isoform X2, translated as MWSDQGGFHQGGGFDGPGGFSSPGGFGSQQQSDERKGRSRAQNLVPCTVAQILNASQNNDDFFSGNLQISQVTLVGLIRSVKESPTRVEYEIDDMTGPPLEVRQFVDTDENGQEEQRAPALRENTYVRVYGHVRSFAGKRNVTAFKITPVEDMNELTCHILEVLYSKAQSSNSVPDTRPHNTSAVVGNRNINDYSSNSYGLSGLHQQIANVIKNSSSQMGASIKEVAENLKGVPEKAIREAIEFLSSEGHIYSTVDDDHFKTTDG; from the exons ATGTGGAGCGACCAAGGAG GATTTCATCAGGGCGGAGGGTTTGATGGACCTGGTGGATTTTCTTCACCTGGTGGTTTTGGCTCACAGCAACAATCAGATGAAAGAAAG GGACGATCAAGAGCGCAGAACTTAGTGCCGTGCACAGTTGCTCAAATACTTAATGCTTCACAGAACAATGATGACTTTTTCTCAGGAAACTTGCAGATTTCACAG GTAACACTGGTGGGGCTGATCAGATCTGTCAAAGAATCACCGACACGTGTGGAATATGAGATAGATGACATGACGGGGCCACCACTGGAAGTTCGACAATTTGTTGATACGGAT GAAAATGGTCAAGAAGAACAGAGGGCACCGGCATTGAGGGAGAACACGTATGTTCGAGTGTATGGTCATGTCCGGTCTTTTGCGGGGAAACGCAATGTGACAGCCTTTAAGATCACGCCAGTTGAAGACATGAATGAGCTGACATGCCACATCTTAGAGGTTTTATACTCAAAAGCCCAAAGCAGTAAT TCAGTACCAGATACCAGACCTCATAATACCTCAGCAGTGGTTGGGAACAGAAATATTAATGACTACAGCAGCAACAGCTACGGTCTTTCTGGTCTCCATCAGCAG attGCTAATGTGATTAAAAATAGCAGCTCACAAATGGGAGCCAGCATAAAAGAAGTTGCAGAAAACCTAAAAGGGGTTCCAGAAAAGGCaatcag ggaGGCCATAGAGTTTTTGAGCAGTGAGGGGCACATTTACTCTACAGTTGATGATGaccattttaaaacaacagatGGCTGA